The genomic window AATCATTCAGGTTATTCCAACCAATGGAAATTCCGGCTTGTTTGAAATGAATACAACTGAATTATCGCCCGGAATATATTTTTATTCGGTTGCTAACGGTACAAACCGAATCACCGGCAGATTTATTGTAAAATAAACTTCTCTTTTTGTAGTTTTAAGTCCGGTAAGTTGATTGCCGGACTTTTTTTTTTGAATAAGCCTTTACATATACTGATGTTTACCGAGTGGTATCCGAATCCGGAGGACCCTCAACTGGGTGTTTTTATTGAAAAACATGCAAGAGCTGCCGCAGTAAATCATCAGGTAACACTACTCTATATTCGAACTTCAAAACAGAATCAAGAAAAGTTCCGGGTGGAAATTCAGGAAGGAAATCCTCGTATCATTTCAATTACCATTAAACGTTCGGTTTTTCTTTGGACACGGAAATTCAGGTATTTTCAGTCCGTAAAAAAAGCCATTAAAATGATTGGCGAATTCGACTTGCTCCATTTACAGGTGTGCGGAAAAAACGCATTGGCTTCGGATTACTTTTTTCATGAAAAACCCATGCTGATTACTGAGCACTGGAGCGGATTTTTGCGCAATGAAAAAAAAGGATTAATACCGGAGAAAGATTTATCGAAAGCATTTCATAAAGCAAAATTGATAAGCGCAGTTTCTGAACCTTTAAAAGAATCAATTGAAAATCGATTTTCAATTCAAGGAGTAAAAATCATTCCAAACGTTATTGAATTTAGCGAGAAAAAGAACTCAATTCACAATGGAATAAGAATCGTTGTGGTTGCCGATTTAGTAGATAAAATAAAAAATATTTCAGGAATATTAGAGGCTTGTTCACAAATTGAATTCCCTGAAAATTCGCAATTAGTAATTATTGGCGACGGACAAGATGCATCGCATTTAAAATTATTGGCTGGTCAATTAACCTTTCATTCACTACAAGTTCAATTTTTGGGAAGACTAAAAAACGAAGACACTTTACATGAAATTTCCTCTTCCGATTTTTTAATCATGAATTCCTTTCATGAAACCTTTTCGATGGTCACCGCAGAAGCAATTGCATCAGGTATTCCGGTAATTGCAACACGGTGTGGCGGACCTGAACAATTTGTCGATCCAGAAAACGGTATTCTCATTCAACCCGGTTCACAAGCTGAATTAATTGCGGCTATTCAACACATGTTAACGAATTATAGCCGGTATGATGCTGAGAACATTAGAAAAAGTATTTTAGATAAATATGGTTTTGAAAAAGTTTCGGAAATATTAAAACAGATATATAGCGAAATATACTGAGTTTTGAAATTCCAAATTTTCCTATTTTTGTAAAAAACCAGTTTTCATGTTTGGCAATATGATGGACCAGCTTCAGCAAATGAAGCAAAAGATGGATGAGAGTAAACACCGGCTGAATTCGATTACAGTGGATGGTGTTTCCGGAAATAACAAAGTAGTTGTTACGATGAACGGCAACCGAAAAGTTACCGGGATTAAAGTAGATCCTTCTTTATTAAAAGGCGATGCTGAAGAATTAGAAGATTTGCTGATTCTGGGTTTTAATCACGCCTTGGAACAAGCTGAAAAAATTAACGAATCGGAAATGCAAAGTGCTGCAATGGGAATTTTACCTCATCTCAACAAATAACTTTTCCACTATTTCTTGCATTTTTTCTCTCATTTTGTTGAAAAACACTGCTTTTCCTTCTGCCTTTTAAGCGAAATCTTTCCTTTCAATTGATTTTCTTTGCACTGAAATTTTCAGTTTACCCGAATGGTAAAATCGGATCTTAGAACAGAATATCTTGCAAAGATGAAAAGTCTTTCTGCGGGTCAGGTAGAAGACCGTAGTCAGGCGATTGCATCTCAGTTTTTCCGCAATTTTAAATTGTCGGAAGAATGCTTGCACATATTCCTTTCGATTACCAAAAACAATGAGGTCAATACTTTCTTTTTCATCAACCAGATTTTAAAAGAATATCCCAACGTAAAATTGGCAGTACCCCGCAGCGATTTCGAAAC from Flavobacteriales bacterium includes these protein-coding regions:
- a CDS encoding YbaB/EbfC family nucleoid-associated protein — encoded protein: MFGNMMDQLQQMKQKMDESKHRLNSITVDGVSGNNKVVVTMNGNRKVTGIKVDPSLLKGDAEELEDLLILGFNHALEQAEKINESEMQSAAMGILPHLNK
- a CDS encoding glycosyltransferase translates to MFTEWYPNPEDPQLGVFIEKHARAAAVNHQVTLLYIRTSKQNQEKFRVEIQEGNPRIISITIKRSVFLWTRKFRYFQSVKKAIKMIGEFDLLHLQVCGKNALASDYFFHEKPMLITEHWSGFLRNEKKGLIPEKDLSKAFHKAKLISAVSEPLKESIENRFSIQGVKIIPNVIEFSEKKNSIHNGIRIVVVADLVDKIKNISGILEACSQIEFPENSQLVIIGDGQDASHLKLLAGQLTFHSLQVQFLGRLKNEDTLHEISSSDFLIMNSFHETFSMVTAEAIASGIPVIATRCGGPEQFVDPENGILIQPGSQAELIAAIQHMLTNYSRYDAENIRKSILDKYGFEKVSEILKQIYSEIY